The Salvia splendens isolate huo1 unplaced genomic scaffold, SspV2 ctg848, whole genome shotgun sequence genome window below encodes:
- the LOC121791597 gene encoding probable pectinesterase 53 encodes MSPCGRLVIFHMTVVVVLLNSMGTRCHTKGIRPERAANSEQQFIKWVDFVGSLKHSLFKTATNKVSPSRIITVHKNPIYGDFTSIQDAIHSLPTINLVRVVIKVHAGLYTEKVEIPPLKSYVTIEGAGADATVVQWGDTAQSQPLGTYGSATFAVNSPFFIAKNITFKNTAPVPEPGAVGKQAVAFRISADTAVLVGCKFLGAQDTLYDQLGRHYYRDCYIEGSVDFIFGSGLSLFENCHVHAIASRVGAVTAQGRSSILDESGFSFVKCKVTGSGALYLGRAWGPFSRVVFSYTYMDNIIIPKGWYNWGDPSREMTVFYGQYKCTGEGARFAGRVAWSRELTDEEAKPFISLNFIDGTEWITI; translated from the exons ATGTCTCCTTGTGGCAGACTTGTGATTTTCCATATGACAGTGGTGGTAGTGCTGCTGAATTCGATGGGCACAAGATGCCACACCAAAGGCATTAGGCCTGAGAGAGCGGCCAACTCGGAGCAGCAGTTCATCAAATGGGTTGATTTTGTGGGAAGCTTAAAGCATTCCCTCTTCAAGACAGCCACCAACAAAGTCTCACCATCTCGCATCATCACAGTCCACAAAAACCCCATATATGGAGACTTCACTTCCATTCAGGATGCAATTCACTCTCTCCCTACCATCAATCTCGTCCGAGTCGTCATCAAGGTCCATGCAGGCCTTTACAC GGAGAAGGTGGAAATACCTCCATTGAAATCATACGTAACGATCGAAGGTGCGGGAGCAGATGCAACGGTAGTGCAATGGGGCGACACAGCCCAATCGCAGCCTCTGGGGACGTACGGTTCGGCCACGTTCGCCGTGAACTCCCCATTCTTCATCGCCAAGAACATCACATTCAAGAACACCGCACCGGTGCCGGAGCCGGGAGCGGTGGGGAAGCAGGCGGTGGCGTTCCGGATATCGGCCGACACGGCAGTGCTGGTGGGGTGCAAGTTCCTGGGGGCCCAGGACACTCTGTACGACCAACTCGGGAGACACTACTACAGGGATTGCTACATCGAGGGGTCGGTCGACTTCATCTTCGGCAGTGGCCTCTCCCTGTTTGAG AATTGTCATGTGCATGCTATAGCATCGAGGGTGGGGGCAGTGACAGCGCAGGGGAGAAGCAGTATATTAGATGAGAGTGGATTTTCGTTTGTCAAGTGCAAGGTGACGGGGTCGGGGGCGCTCTACCTTGGGAGGGCGTGGGGCCCATTTTCGAGGGTTGTTTTCTCTTACACCTACATGGACAATATCATCATCCCTAAAGGCTGGTACAACTGGGGTGATCCCTCTAGAGAAAT GACTGTGTTTTATGGGCAATACAAATGCACAGGAGAAGGGGCAAGGTTTGCAGGAAGAGTGGCATGGTCAAGAGAACTAACTGATGAA